The genomic stretch GAAAGAGGGCAACAAGGATGTTGTTCTAAAAGATATCTCGGCTGTAGTAGAAGCTACCCGCTCAGTTAACCCCACTGCCATTACAAAAGTAATTATTGAAACCTGCTATTTGAACCAAGAAGAAAAAAAACTGGCTTATGAGCTGGCTAAACAAGCGGGTGCACATTTTGTTAAAAGCAGTACGGGCTTCGGAACCGGTGGTGCTAAAGTAGAAGATATTACTCTAATGCGTAAAATTGTCGGTCAAGATATGGGCGTAAAGGCATCGGGCGGTATAAAAACCGCCGGGGAAGCTCTGAAGATGATTAAAGCCGGCGCAGACAGAATTGGTACCAGCGCCGGTGTAAATATTATTAATGGAATATGAAAAAAGAATTTTCCTTAACCGGCTTTTCCATCAACACCGGCAGCAATTTTATGCGCGGATCCATTTCCAGATTTCTTTTGGTGTCGCATTTTTACCGTACATTAAAATACCTGTCTTAAATATTTTGCCTGCCAGTTTCATAGAAAACCAGATGCTGACGATTAGGATTGCAAGCGAGATGATGATTTCGCTCCACGGCCATTCTTTCAATAATGTTAGTCGTATCAGTAAAACACCCGGTGCTGTGAAAGGAATGTAGGTACCGATTTGTGCTAATATACCGCTTGGATTGCTGATTACCGGTCCGATAAAAACAAATGGCAGGAAAGGCAACATCATTACCATGCCCTGGAAGTTTCCGGCTGACATCATATCGGTCATTGTCGCTCCGACACCAACAAACAATGCTGCAAATAGGAAGTATCCAAGAATGGCAATGAAAACATAAAGAATAACTTCAGGTACCAGTAAGTACTCAACAATTGGAATATCCAATTTCCAGATCGCAATTGGTATGGCAAACCCAAGAAAAACAACAGCTTGAACCATTCCCAAAACGAAATATCCGATAATTTTCCCCTGCATCAACTCACTTGGAGTAATTGATGATAAAATAACTTCAGCAATTTTATCTTTCTTTTCCTGAGAGGCGCTTTGAAAAATATACATTCCGGAAAAGATTATGGAAAGCAAAATAATGCCGGCAAAAGCTCCCGGTACGGCACGATTCATGGCATCTTCCGCCAATGCATCGTTACTGCCTTTTTCCTCACCTGCTCCGTTACTTGCGCCCAAATCTTGTTCCTTAAACATGATCCTTTTAGAAATGGCAGCCAGTTCTTCATCTGATAGGCCTAACTGCTTCAGCTGCAATGTTTTGATGGGAGCCTCCAGCACCTGAACCTGGTTCATAAAAGACCGATTAATTTCTTCGCTCGTATAAACAGGTACTGTGCTCTCATCAATTGCACGCCCGTCCAAAAAAATATAGGCGGTGTTATTACTGGATTCCAGCTCATTTTTTACATCTTTTTCACTAATATCAGTTAAGCGCATTTCCCAGTTCAAGTCATGCAATTTGGCTGTCTCCTGAAGCGTGTCAAAGATACCGAGGTTATCTCGGACAAAAACAAATGTTGTATTTTTCTCTTCATTGTCAGAACCGCCGGAAATATTGCCAATCAGCATGAAAACCAGAAGAAGTACGGGTGTTAAAAATAACCCGATGAGAAAGGATTTATTCTTTATATTGCGCTTAAATTCCCATTTGGCAACCTTAAATGCATTACGCATTAGGCAAACCCTCCTCCCTTAATAAGTTTTTATCGGTTGCAATATCAATGAATATTTCATGCAGTGAAATGCGGTCAATTGATAATTCATTTATATCCAGGTGTTCCGGCAAATGCCTCAACCATTGTGCTGCAGATACATCTTTTGACAGGTAAAGGATGGATGTATCTTCTGCTTGTTCCACACGCTCTACATTCGGTAATCCTTCCAGTTCTTTGAGGTCATTTTTACCACGGAGGGTACATTTGAAATTCGCGTATTCTCGTTTGACGTCGTCCATATTACCGTAAATAACTCTCTGCCCCCGGTTAATCAGAAACAGACGCTCACAAATTTCCTCGACCAGATTCATCTGATGGGAAGATAATAGAACAGCAGTTCCGTTTGCCGCAAGCCCCCGTATTTCTTGTTTGAATAATTCCTGGTTAACAGGATCAAGCCCGGAAAACGGTTCATCGAGTATCAACAGTTCGGGTTCATGAAGAATCGACGCAATAAACTGAACTTTTTGCCCCATCCCCTTTGATAGCTCTTCAACTGATACATTTTCTTTTCCCCTTAAATCAAATTTTTCCAAATAAGCATGTGCACGCTCTTTGGCCTTTTTGAGCGGGTAATCTTTTAATTCAGCTAAATATAAAAGAATATCCATAACTTTAACGTTTTTATAAAGTCCGCGTTCTTCCGGCAAATACCCGATTTTATTACGTGGGATATCCTCATGATTTTGAAACTTAATCGTACCTTCATCCGGATACATAATCCCCATAATGATACGAATTGTCGTTGATTTCCCTGCACCATTAGGGCCAAGGATTGCCATAATTTCACCCTTTTGTACTTCAAAGGATATATCCTGGATTATTTGTGAGTTTTTAAACGATTTTCCCAGTTTATCTACCTTAAGAACAGCTTCCATTTCTTTTTTCTCCCCTTAGTATAATAAATTAGGATAGTGGAATATACTATTAGACTAATTAATTTTTATAAATTAATCAGTAAATCATCTTCTTTTCATTATGTCCAGGTTTGTAAATATAGCCATACCTGTAAGCATCTTTGAAAAATTAAGTTTTCAATAAAATTTTTCAACACCGGGCCCGGCATATAAAATAATGAATTTCAATCATAATGATACCAGCCTTCCCGCTTCATTTAATACTTTATTTCGACCTAAGAAAATTCCCAGTATTAAAATGAGTATACCGGTTCCTATAAGCAGCCATTCGATTTTAATCATATCCGCGATTGGCCCAAAAATGAGCATCCCAACCGGCATCATAGAAGTGGAAATCATCCCAAATAATCCAAATACTCTCCCTAAATAATTTTCATCTACTTTTTCCTGTAATAAAACAGTACTTGGCGTACTAAAAATCGGCAACGCAATTCCGAAAATAACCATGAAAAATAAGTATATCCAAAATACAGGTACAATGCCCAGTGCAAAAGTACAGGCCCCCATTATGAGACTTGCGAATGTCATCGTATGAACTCTGTTTTTAAACCCTCCCCAAGAAGCTATAATTCCTCCACCTAACATCATACCAATTGAAAAAGTTAATTCGATTGCTGTTAAACGCCAAACATCATTACCGAAGCTGCGTGTAACTTGCAGTGGTGTCAAAAACGCTGCCGGTGCAATCAAGACAAAAAACAATGCAAAAAACAAAAAGAATGCCTTCAAAAAATCGTGATTTTTTATATACGCTAAGCCTTCTTTTAAATCATTAAAATAGCTCGTTGTTTGTTTTTCAGATGCCTTCTCATGCACCGGTATATTAAAGAATAGAAGTAACGTTAGTATCGCAACGGCTGCAGTAATGACATCGATAAAGAAAATTATTTCAATGGAAGTCATTGTCAACAGTGCCGCGCTGACTATAGGGGCCACGAACATAATGAGCGCTTGAAGACTTCCGTTTATCCCATTCACTTTAGTAAGCCTATACTCCGGCACTATTTGCGGCAAAATAGCCCCAACCGCCGGGGTTTGAATGCCTGTCCCGGTGGCACGAACAGCAGCTATGACAAAAAATAACCAAATCGTATCATATCCCATTAAAAATACAATTGCGAGTATTAGTGTGGCAATAGCAATCAGTGCATCTGATAAAATAATCAGCATTTTTCGGTTGTAACGATCTGCCCATACCCCTGCAACTGGCGATAAAATAAAGGTCGGTATGAAGCCACAAATTATAAATATAGTCATCATCACACCCGACTGCGTAGTAAGCGTAATGTACCACATAATCGCATATTGAACTAAGGACGAGCCAAAAAGCGATATCGTCTGACTGCTTAAAAAGAGTATAATATTCTTTTTCCAATTTTCCATTAATGTCACGACCTTTTTTAACCTTGTTTGGATATTTATTTTTAAAGACAGCAAAAAAGAGGGATAGACTCGTCCCCCTTTTTTATAATCTTAAAATAAAGGTTTTCTAAAAAATAGACAGACTTATCCTTCTGGTTCATTAATTTGAAATTAATTATAACATAGTAGTTTCTTATATTCAATAATTCTACCGAAACAATGTGTATAAGTAATATTTTCGTTTATTACCAATATTTATTTAACAACATCCCAATGCTTTGTTGATTATTCAACATTTTAAACCTTATTGTTCATTGTATGAAATTCTATATATATTATAATACACATATAGAACATTAATAAACACTATGTTAAATAAGTGATTTCCATTTTTTATACCTACTAACATTGTAACAGATCAAAAAGCAAGGAGGTGCACAGCATATTTGCTGTGAATTATATGAGTAGTTTATTTCATGTAGGTATTGATATTGGATCAACAACAATTAAGATAGTTATTCTAAACAGTAAAAAAGAGCTAATCTTCAGTAAATATGAGAGGCATTACGCGGATATTAAGGGTAAACTTCAACAAATACTTCGTGATGCCTATAATAACCTAAAAAATGCACAGTTAACGCTTATGATTACCGGGTCCGGTGGAATCAGCATTGCAAACAGCATTAATATATCTTTTATTCAAGAAGTAA from Desulfolucanica intricata encodes the following:
- the deoC gene encoding deoxyribose-phosphate aldolase; its protein translation is MIITKENLAARIDHTILKPTATQEDIISLCTEAKENGFASVCVNPFFVPLAAEQLKASKVSVCTVIGFPLGSSTTASKAFEAEEAVKNGAKEVDMVINISALKEGNKDVVLKDISAVVEATRSVNPTAITKVIIETCYLNQEEKKLAYELAKQAGAHFVKSSTGFGTGGAKVEDITLMRKIVGQDMGVKASGGIKTAGEALKMIKAGADRIGTSAGVNIINGI
- a CDS encoding ABC transporter permease; translated protein: MRNAFKVAKWEFKRNIKNKSFLIGLFLTPVLLLVFMLIGNISGGSDNEEKNTTFVFVRDNLGIFDTLQETAKLHDLNWEMRLTDISEKDVKNELESSNNTAYIFLDGRAIDESTVPVYTSEEINRSFMNQVQVLEAPIKTLQLKQLGLSDEELAAISKRIMFKEQDLGASNGAGEEKGSNDALAEDAMNRAVPGAFAGIILLSIIFSGMYIFQSASQEKKDKIAEVILSSITPSELMQGKIIGYFVLGMVQAVVFLGFAIPIAIWKLDIPIVEYLLVPEVILYVFIAILGYFLFAALFVGVGATMTDMMSAGNFQGMVMMLPFLPFVFIGPVISNPSGILAQIGTYIPFTAPGVLLIRLTLLKEWPWSEIIISLAILIVSIWFSMKLAGKIFKTGILMYGKNATPKEIWKWIRA
- a CDS encoding ABC transporter ATP-binding protein, whose amino-acid sequence is MEAVLKVDKLGKSFKNSQIIQDISFEVQKGEIMAILGPNGAGKSTTIRIIMGIMYPDEGTIKFQNHEDIPRNKIGYLPEERGLYKNVKVMDILLYLAELKDYPLKKAKERAHAYLEKFDLRGKENVSVEELSKGMGQKVQFIASILHEPELLILDEPFSGLDPVNQELFKQEIRGLAANGTAVLLSSHQMNLVEEICERLFLINRGQRVIYGNMDDVKREYANFKCTLRGKNDLKELEGLPNVERVEQAEDTSILYLSKDVSAAQWLRHLPEHLDINELSIDRISLHEIFIDIATDKNLLREEGLPNA
- a CDS encoding MFS transporter, translating into MENWKKNIILFLSSQTISLFGSSLVQYAIMWYITLTTQSGVMMTIFIICGFIPTFILSPVAGVWADRYNRKMLIILSDALIAIATLILAIVFLMGYDTIWLFFVIAAVRATGTGIQTPAVGAILPQIVPEYRLTKVNGINGSLQALIMFVAPIVSAALLTMTSIEIIFFIDVITAAVAILTLLLFFNIPVHEKASEKQTTSYFNDLKEGLAYIKNHDFLKAFFLFFALFFVLIAPAAFLTPLQVTRSFGNDVWRLTAIELTFSIGMMLGGGIIASWGGFKNRVHTMTFASLIMGACTFALGIVPVFWIYLFFMVIFGIALPIFSTPSTVLLQEKVDENYLGRVFGLFGMISTSMMPVGMLIFGPIADMIKIEWLLIGTGILILILGIFLGRNKVLNEAGRLVSL